The following are from one region of the Cetobacterium somerae genome:
- a CDS encoding glycerophosphodiester phosphodiesterase, whose protein sequence is MEILAHRGASGTAPENTIAAFKKALIDGCDGFEFDVQQTKDGKIVVFHDWTLERTSNGQGHLRDYTLEELKKLDVGSWFSDEFKGEQIPTLEETLDIIPDDKLINIELKEEHSVERGTENKVLEIIKRYPNKNIIVSSFSHNLLKNLKELDSSIKVGILLESALVNLDKYIENLGFNIDAYHPSKSFLNQKDVNYLNSKNIDINVWTVNSSKDAKILKDIGITRIITNFPKEIIS, encoded by the coding sequence ATGGAAATATTAGCACATAGAGGTGCATCTGGAACTGCACCTGAAAATACAATTGCAGCATTTAAAAAAGCTTTAATTGATGGATGTGATGGTTTCGAGTTTGACGTTCAACAAACAAAAGATGGGAAAATTGTTGTATTTCATGATTGGACTTTAGAAAGAACTAGTAATGGTCAAGGGCATTTAAGAGATTATACATTGGAAGAGCTAAAAAAATTAGATGTAGGAAGTTGGTTTAGTGATGAATTTAAAGGAGAACAAATTCCAACTTTAGAGGAAACTTTAGATATTATTCCAGATGATAAACTTATTAATATTGAATTAAAAGAGGAACATTCTGTTGAAAGAGGTACCGAAAATAAAGTTCTAGAAATAATTAAAAGATATCCTAATAAAAATATTATCGTTTCATCTTTTAGCCATAATCTTTTAAAAAATTTAAAAGAGTTAGATAGCTCTATTAAGGTAGGTATTCTTTTAGAAAGTGCTCTTGTTAATTTAGATAAATATATTGAAAATTTAGGTTTTAACATAGATGCATATCATCCTAGTAAAAGTTTTCTTAATCAAAAAGATGTTAATTATCTAAACTCTAAAAATATAGATATTAATGTTTGGACTGTTAATTCTTCTAAAGATGCTAAAATATTGAAAGATATAGGTATTACAAGAATAATCACTAATTTTCCAAAAGAAATAATTAGTTAA
- a CDS encoding molybdopterin-dependent oxidoreductase, with product MEIFKNSCSLDCFDVCKIDVYKENGKVVKLQGNKEHNLTDGFLCSKGLKHLNRLYDENRILKPLLKVGEGFKEISFEEALDILKNRLSEIKNSNSTNSIIHYSESGAGGLLKGIHDIFFNFLGGISTASGGTCWSAGCAAHDYDFGGRKTSDLDDMKNAKVIILWSRNPAITSVHLYKKLIEMKKLGVKIITIDFRTNETSVISDLHINVKGGSDGALALALCKMAFEHNLVDYNFSKNNIVGFEKFKEYLDTTVLDELLLDCGITKDEATKLLDYISLGNIMTFIGYGLQRYVNGGNSVRAIDALMSITGNLGKSGSGVFYSSKIYPQVLDRDPYKSSNFGKNSREFPITKFSDFVAENEIKAIFISKANPLNQLPNLNKTLEAYKSIPLKVCFDMFLTDTAKNSDLIIPVTNTLESEDIIYSSMLMPSLMYNEKVVEPLDYRMDEFEFFKELARDLDLKNYPQVSKTEYLNKVLAPLNINVEDLKKQDLNIEKGYIAWEDKKFKTPSEKIEIYSETALADGFEPMPIFMKATKGSDEYPIRLVTPHCKDSLFNQHVGDIDGISSIYLSVKNIENFQEGEIVIVSSQNGSILSQVKIDSNLKKDEAYIFMQWSKKQGNPNFLTNSLSSDIGGQVAYYDTFVNIRKSIV from the coding sequence ATGGAAATATTTAAAAATAGTTGTTCTCTTGATTGTTTTGATGTATGTAAAATTGATGTATATAAAGAAAATGGAAAAGTGGTTAAGCTTCAGGGAAATAAAGAGCATAATTTAACAGATGGTTTTTTATGTTCTAAGGGTCTTAAACATTTAAACCGTCTTTATGATGAAAATAGAATTTTAAAACCACTTTTAAAAGTAGGAGAGGGATTTAAAGAAATCTCTTTTGAAGAAGCTTTAGATATTTTAAAAAATAGATTGAGTGAAATAAAAAATAGTAACTCTACAAACTCTATTATCCACTATAGTGAATCTGGAGCTGGAGGACTTTTAAAAGGAATACATGATATATTTTTTAATTTTTTAGGTGGAATCTCAACAGCTAGCGGAGGAACTTGTTGGTCTGCAGGATGTGCTGCTCATGATTACGATTTTGGAGGAAGAAAGACAAGTGATTTAGATGATATGAAAAATGCTAAAGTTATAATTCTTTGGTCTAGAAATCCAGCGATAACATCAGTTCATTTGTATAAAAAATTAATTGAAATGAAAAAATTAGGAGTTAAAATTATAACAATTGATTTTAGAACAAATGAAACTTCCGTAATAAGTGATTTACATATTAATGTTAAAGGTGGAAGTGATGGAGCTTTAGCTCTAGCACTTTGTAAAATGGCTTTTGAACACAACCTAGTTGATTATAATTTTTCTAAAAATAATATAGTTGGTTTTGAAAAATTTAAAGAATATCTTGATACTACAGTTTTAGATGAACTTCTATTAGATTGTGGTATTACTAAGGATGAGGCAACAAAACTTTTAGATTATATATCTCTTGGAAATATTATGACTTTTATTGGATATGGATTACAAAGATATGTTAATGGTGGAAATAGTGTAAGAGCTATTGACGCTTTAATGAGTATAACAGGAAATCTTGGAAAAAGTGGATCTGGTGTTTTCTATTCTAGTAAAATTTATCCTCAAGTGTTAGATAGAGATCCTTATAAGAGTTCAAACTTTGGTAAAAATTCTCGCGAGTTTCCAATTACAAAATTTAGTGATTTTGTTGCAGAAAATGAAATTAAAGCTATCTTTATAAGTAAAGCTAATCCTTTAAATCAACTTCCAAATTTAAATAAAACTTTAGAAGCTTATAAGTCTATACCTTTAAAAGTATGTTTTGATATGTTTTTAACTGATACTGCAAAAAATAGTGATCTTATAATACCTGTTACAAACACACTTGAAAGTGAAGATATTATATACTCATCTATGCTTATGCCATCTTTAATGTATAATGAAAAGGTTGTTGAACCGTTAGATTATAGAATGGATGAATTTGAATTTTTTAAGGAGTTAGCAAGAGATTTAGATTTAAAAAATTATCCACAAGTTTCTAAAACAGAGTATTTAAATAAAGTTTTAGCACCTTTAAATATAAATGTTGAAGATTTAAAAAAACAAGATTTAAATATAGAAAAAGGATATATTGCTTGGGAAGATAAAAAGTTTAAAACACCATCAGAAAAAATTGAAATTTATAGTGAAACGGCTTTAGCTGATGGATTTGAACCAATGCCTATTTTTATGAAAGCAACAAAAGGAAGTGATGAGTATCCAATTAGACTTGTGACACCTCATTGTAAGGATTCTTTATTTAATCAGCATGTTGGAGATATTGATGGTATATCAAGTATATATCTATCAGTAAAAAATATTGAAAACTTCCAGGAGGGGGAAATAGTTATTGTTTCATCTCAAAATGGAAGTATTTTATCTCAAGTAAAAATTGATTCAAATTTAAAAAAAGATGAAGCTTATATTTTTATGCAATGGAGTAAAAAACAGGGAAATCCAAATTTCTTAACAAATAGTCTTTCCTCTGATATTGGTGGTCAAGTTGCATATTATGATACTTTTGTAAATATAAGAAAAAGTATTGTTTAA
- a CDS encoding MATE family efflux transporter: MKQQELTLHNGDIKKLLIKYSIPAIISMLVSALYNVVDRIFIGNMDEIGALAITGVGITMPIVTIVLAFSMLIGIGATANISIKLGEQKRDSAEKIMGNIITLSIILGVIITVLGTIYRDPILKAFGASESTLKYAREYITIILYGTVFNIMGYALNSTIRADGNPKICSAIMVFSCFVNIVLDPIFIFTLGLGIKGAAYATVLSQVMTALLSYVYYMSKKSDLKIKKENLMLNLDIVKLIFAIGISPFTMQLATSMVQVVNNNALKTHGGDLAIGAMATVNAVALLCFMPVFGISQGAQPIIGYNFGAKQYGRMEEAYKIATWTGVVIFSIALFLVEVFPATIVGLFNKNPDIMAISIHGMRIYLMAMPAIALGMAGSNYFLAIGEGKAAMFLSLLRQVILLIPLIMIFSKAYGLTGIWLAQPICDIIAAIVTVVMVGKNLNKYNGGSQFSLFKIRVYE, translated from the coding sequence GTGAAACAACAGGAATTAACTCTACATAATGGAGACATTAAAAAATTACTTATAAAATATTCTATTCCTGCAATAATTAGTATGCTTGTAAGTGCCCTATATAATGTGGTTGATAGAATTTTTATAGGAAATATGGATGAGATTGGAGCTTTGGCTATTACTGGAGTTGGAATAACAATGCCAATAGTAACAATTGTATTAGCTTTTTCAATGTTAATAGGAATAGGAGCTACTGCAAATATTTCTATAAAACTGGGAGAACAAAAAAGAGATAGTGCTGAAAAAATAATGGGAAACATTATTACACTTTCAATAATTTTAGGAGTAATAATTACAGTTCTAGGAACAATATATAGAGACCCTATTTTAAAAGCTTTTGGAGCAAGTGAAAGTACTTTAAAATATGCAAGAGAGTATATAACTATTATTTTATACGGTACAGTTTTTAATATTATGGGATATGCACTAAATAGTACAATTAGAGCTGATGGGAACCCAAAAATATGTTCAGCAATAATGGTATTTAGCTGTTTTGTTAATATAGTTCTAGATCCAATATTTATATTTACTTTAGGTTTAGGTATAAAAGGAGCTGCATATGCAACTGTACTTTCTCAAGTTATGACAGCACTACTTTCTTACGTATATTATATGAGTAAAAAATCTGATTTAAAAATAAAAAAAGAGAATCTAATGCTAAACCTTGATATTGTTAAACTTATATTTGCTATAGGAATATCACCATTCACAATGCAATTAGCAACAAGTATGGTACAAGTTGTAAATAACAATGCTTTGAAAACTCATGGTGGAGATTTAGCAATTGGAGCAATGGCGACAGTAAATGCAGTAGCGCTACTTTGTTTCATGCCAGTGTTTGGAATATCTCAAGGAGCTCAACCGATAATTGGATATAATTTTGGAGCTAAGCAATATGGAAGAATGGAAGAGGCTTATAAAATAGCAACATGGACTGGAGTAGTAATATTTTCTATCGCATTATTCTTAGTTGAGGTTTTCCCTGCAACAATAGTTGGATTATTTAATAAAAATCCAGATATAATGGCAATATCTATTCATGGAATGAGAATCTATCTAATGGCTATGCCAGCAATTGCTTTAGGAATGGCAGGAAGCAATTACTTCTTAGCAATAGGTGAGGGAAAAGCAGCAATGTTTTTAAGTTTACTAAGACAAGTAATCTTATTGATACCACTAATTATGATTTTCTCAAAAGCTTATGGATTAACAGGTATCTGGTTAGCTCAACCGATATGCGATATAATTGCAGCAATAGTAACAGTTGTAATGGTAGGAAAAAATCTAAATAAATATAATGGTGGTTCACAATTCTCACTATTTAAAATTAGAGTTTATGAATAA
- a CDS encoding Bax inhibitor-1/YccA family protein, producing MYNSIEISTKNSFLRKVFMQMFLGLLITGGVSWYVVQSQPLISFVANYMTFIIVAELLLVLGINFGINKISSGTAKFLFIAYSAMNGLVLSVVMLIYNPYSILYVLGVTSLIFVGMTIYGLKTKEDLSSYDGFFKGGLIALVIVSLLNLFLKISILGWFISVCAVVLFTALIAYDINRIVKIFQSNDLTEEDYNKFSTIGALMLYLDFVNLFLNLLRLFGKRNN from the coding sequence ATGTATAATTCAATTGAGATTTCTACAAAAAATAGTTTTCTAAGAAAAGTTTTTATGCAAATGTTCTTAGGTCTTTTAATTACAGGAGGTGTTTCTTGGTATGTTGTCCAAAGTCAACCATTAATATCTTTTGTAGCTAACTATATGACTTTTATAATAGTGGCAGAGCTATTATTAGTTCTTGGTATAAACTTTGGTATAAATAAAATAAGTAGTGGAACTGCAAAATTTTTATTTATAGCATACTCAGCTATGAATGGTTTAGTTCTTTCTGTAGTTATGTTAATTTATAATCCATATTCTATTCTTTATGTTTTAGGAGTTACATCCCTTATATTTGTTGGAATGACAATTTATGGATTAAAAACTAAAGAGGATCTTTCATCATATGATGGTTTCTTTAAAGGAGGACTAATTGCTTTAGTAATTGTCTCTCTCCTAAATCTATTCTTAAAAATATCAATTCTTGGATGGTTTATATCTGTATGTGCAGTAGTACTATTTACAGCTCTAATTGCTTATGATATAAATAGAATTGTAAAAATATTCCAATCTAATGATTTAACAGAGGAGGATTACAATAAGTTTTCAACTATTGGAGCTTTAATGCTTTACTTAGACTTTGTAAACCTATTCCTAAATCTTTTAAGATTATTTGGTAAAAGAAATAACTAA
- a CDS encoding carbohydrate kinase family protein, which translates to MQDCLSGQKYILVFGASVVDMFGFCNSSYKACDSIPGKIKISFGGVSRNIAENMARVGVKTKFISIIGDDEIGRSMLTHSLKIGYDMRNSLVLEGKSTPTYMAILDESGEMVSAVADLDSISAMTTDFIDSKAPMIENAAFTFLDADDPENLEYLLTKFQGKTNFILDPISSTKAEKVKHLIKYFHTIKPNRVEAEVLSGIKINTREDLEKVGNHFLSLGIKNVFISLDADGIYYTNGVESGTLKATGVTVKNVTGAGDSFVAGLGFGYMHDLPIKETVKFAMAMSIVTISHEETIHPNMGHELIQEIIAKTNWNEN; encoded by the coding sequence ATGCAAGATTGTCTAAGCGGACAAAAATATATACTAGTTTTTGGAGCTTCTGTTGTTGATATGTTTGGTTTTTGCAACTCATCATATAAAGCCTGCGATTCTATTCCAGGAAAGATCAAAATATCTTTCGGAGGAGTTTCAAGAAATATAGCTGAAAATATGGCTAGAGTTGGTGTTAAAACTAAGTTTATATCTATTATAGGAGATGATGAGATTGGACGTTCAATGTTAACTCATTCTTTAAAAATTGGATATGATATGAGAAATTCTTTAGTTTTAGAAGGAAAGAGCACACCAACGTACATGGCTATTTTAGATGAGAGTGGAGAAATGGTTTCAGCAGTAGCAGACTTAGACAGTATAAGTGCTATGACAACTGATTTTATAGACTCGAAAGCACCTATGATAGAAAATGCTGCATTTACATTCTTAGATGCTGATGATCCAGAGAACTTAGAATACCTATTAACTAAGTTTCAAGGAAAAACAAATTTCATCTTAGACCCAATCTCTTCAACAAAAGCTGAAAAGGTTAAACATCTTATTAAATATTTCCATACAATAAAACCTAATAGAGTTGAAGCTGAAGTTTTATCTGGTATTAAAATTAATACTAGAGAGGACTTAGAAAAAGTAGGAAATCACTTTTTATCTTTAGGAATTAAAAATGTATTTATAAGTTTAGATGCCGATGGAATTTACTATACTAACGGAGTTGAGAGTGGAACATTAAAAGCTACTGGAGTTACAGTTAAAAATGTTACAGGAGCAGGAGATTCTTTTGTTGCAGGATTAGGATTTGGTTATATGCATGACCTTCCTATAAAAGAGACTGTTAAGTTCGCTATGGCGATGTCAATTGTTACAATATCTCATGAAGAGACTATTCACCCAAACATGGGGCATGAGTTAATTCAAGAAATAATAGCAAAAACAAATTGGAATGAAAATTAA
- a CDS encoding DEAD/DEAH box helicase → MNNFNNLNVNKNIIELLSKMGIKEPTDIQKEGIPPILNGKDVIAQAATGSGKTLAFIIPIIQNLGGNGKLPQSLIITPTRELAIQIAEECEKINYDNKKIMLAYGGREIAGQIETLKSGVDIVIGTPGRLVDLIERKAIDLSKIKTLVLDEVDQILMMGFRNEIDKVIEVCSRKRQTLCFSATIDSTVKKIAYRITKEPLNIVIESKENKLANINQHIIKTSDRRKLDTLCSLLNDTNPFMGIIFCRTKVRVDSLEEELSSRGYSCQKLHSDIPQAKREKIMKAFKDVEFQFLVATDVAARGVDITGVTHIFNYDITEDVESYIHRIGRTGRAGEKGESYLFVTDRNEGMLNDIENTIGFSIPEMEIEFAQGVMSTLELPKKKYNKKINARTKNIEEQKKRYRR, encoded by the coding sequence GTGAATAATTTTAATAATTTAAATGTTAATAAAAATATAATAGAGCTTTTAAGTAAGATGGGAATTAAAGAGCCAACTGATATACAAAAAGAGGGGATTCCACCAATATTAAATGGTAAAGATGTTATAGCTCAAGCAGCCACAGGGAGTGGAAAAACTTTAGCTTTTATAATACCTATTATACAAAACTTAGGTGGAAATGGGAAATTACCACAAAGTTTAATAATAACTCCAACAAGAGAGTTAGCAATCCAGATTGCAGAAGAGTGTGAAAAAATAAATTATGATAATAAAAAAATTATGCTAGCTTATGGTGGTAGAGAGATAGCTGGTCAAATAGAAACTTTAAAATCTGGAGTTGATATTGTTATTGGAACTCCTGGAAGACTAGTTGATTTAATAGAAAGAAAAGCAATTGATCTATCTAAAATAAAAACATTAGTTTTAGATGAAGTTGATCAAATTCTTATGATGGGATTCAGAAATGAAATTGATAAAGTTATTGAAGTTTGCAGTAGAAAAAGACAAACTCTTTGTTTCTCTGCAACAATAGATTCTACAGTTAAGAAGATAGCTTATAGAATAACAAAAGAGCCACTAAATATTGTTATTGAAAGTAAAGAGAATAAACTAGCAAATATAAATCAGCATATTATAAAAACATCAGATAGAAGAAAATTAGATACTCTTTGTTCTCTATTAAATGATACAAATCCATTTATGGGAATTATTTTCTGTAGAACTAAAGTTAGAGTTGATAGTTTAGAAGAGGAATTATCATCTAGAGGATACTCTTGTCAAAAATTACATAGTGATATACCTCAAGCTAAAAGAGAAAAAATAATGAAAGCATTTAAAGATGTAGAGTTTCAATTTTTAGTTGCAACAGATGTTGCAGCAAGAGGAGTAGATATCACTGGAGTAACTCATATATTTAACTATGATATTACAGAGGATGTTGAAAGTTATATCCATAGAATTGGAAGAACGGGTAGAGCTGGAGAAAAAGGAGAATCATACCTTTTTGTTACAGATAGAAATGAAGGTATGTTAAATGATATTGAAAATACAATTGGATTCTCTATTCCTGAAATGGAGATAGAGTTTGCTCAAGGAGTTATGTCTACATTAGAGCTACCTAAAAAGAAGTACAATAAGAAAATAAACGCAAGAACAAAAAATATAGAAGAGCAAAAAAAGCGTTACAGAAGATAA
- a CDS encoding HD domain-containing protein yields the protein MERIQKQMAFLFEIDKVKDIFRQSLVVNGKREENDAEHSWHMALVALTIKEYFQGEVNLERSLKMILIHDLVEIYAGDTPAFGEVRPDKADDELKAAVKLFSLLPDDQKEEFLNLWLEFEECESNEAKFANVCDRYQGFMQNLTSDGHTWKKFNAPMERVLKRAEVIKIYVPELYEKVMLPEFLKYQERGIIK from the coding sequence ATGGAAAGAATTCAAAAACAGATGGCATTTTTATTTGAAATTGATAAAGTGAAGGATATTTTTAGACAATCACTTGTTGTAAATGGAAAAAGAGAGGAAAATGATGCAGAGCACAGTTGGCATATGGCTTTAGTTGCTTTGACAATAAAAGAGTACTTTCAAGGAGAGGTCAATTTAGAAAGATCTCTGAAAATGATTCTAATCCATGATTTGGTTGAGATATACGCTGGAGATACTCCCGCTTTTGGTGAAGTAAGACCTGATAAAGCTGACGATGAGTTAAAAGCTGCAGTTAAACTTTTCTCTCTCCTACCAGATGATCAAAAAGAGGAATTTTTAAATCTTTGGTTAGAGTTTGAAGAGTGTGAAAGTAATGAAGCTAAATTTGCAAATGTTTGTGATAGATATCAAGGATTTATGCAAAATTTAACTTCTGATGGACATACTTGGAAGAAATTTAACGCTCCTATGGAGAGAGTTTTAAAAAGAGCTGAAGTTATAAAAATCTATGTTCCTGAACTATATGAAAAAGTTATGTTACCTGAGTTTTTAAAGTATCAGGAGAGGGGAATTATAAAGTAA
- a CDS encoding HU family DNA-binding protein: MTKKEFIDLFAKTGEYTKKDAEKAVKLFLDLVEQKLVEGEPVSFIGWGKFEVVTRAARHVRNPQTGKKMKLKEKKVVKFRVGKTLEEKIV; encoded by the coding sequence ATGACTAAAAAAGAGTTTATCGATTTATTTGCAAAAACAGGTGAATACACTAAAAAAGATGCAGAGAAGGCAGTTAAGTTATTTTTAGATTTAGTTGAACAAAAGTTAGTTGAAGGTGAACCAGTATCATTTATAGGATGGGGAAAATTCGAAGTAGTTACTAGAGCAGCAAGACACGTAAGAAACCCACAAACAGGTAAGAAAATGAAATTAAAAGAGAAAAAAGTTGTTAAATTTAGAGTTGGTAAAACTTTAGAGGAAAAAATAGTATAA
- a CDS encoding NAD(P)/FAD-dependent oxidoreductase, translating to MKVVINNINVSIEKDQTLELKKEIIKRGIKEENIEKIEYSKRSIDSRKKTDIKFVYNIEVTLKNDVDISSLTNVNPFKENEEVNYKAKDGIERVAIIGAGPAGLFAALRLCELGIKPIVYERGEKVDDRDKTIDEFIKFSMLNPNSNIQFGEGGAGTYSDGKLNTRVKSGYMNKIFLELVANGAQEQILWDYKPHVGTDVLKIVVKNLREKIINLGGEFHFNTLIKDVIILDGKVKGIKIQNLKSPILVEENVLFDHVILAIGHSSRDTYRMLHKHGVFMENKPFAIGARIEHPRVDIDTMQYGKMCSHPNLEAATYSLTYNNRDEERGVFSFCMCPGGVIVNAASQEGGTLVNGMSYSQRDGRFSNSALVVGVKANEFGDELFSGMEYQDQLEKKTYDIIGNYGALYQNTLDFLKGKTTNRKIESSYEMELKSYDLNNLFPEVISKNMKMAMGYWEKTQRNFISEHANLIGPETRTSAPVKVTRNEFGESINTKGLYPIGEGAGYAGGIISAAIDGFKVVDLAFATL from the coding sequence GTGAAAGTCGTTATAAACAATATTAATGTTTCTATTGAAAAGGATCAAACCCTTGAACTTAAAAAAGAGATCATTAAAAGAGGAATAAAAGAAGAGAATATAGAAAAAATAGAGTATTCAAAAAGATCAATAGATAGTAGAAAAAAAACTGATATAAAATTTGTTTACAATATAGAGGTTACATTAAAAAATGATGTAGATATCTCATCTCTAACTAATGTTAATCCATTTAAAGAGAATGAGGAAGTAAACTATAAAGCAAAAGATGGAATAGAAAGAGTTGCTATTATAGGAGCTGGACCAGCTGGACTATTTGCTGCCCTTAGACTTTGTGAACTTGGAATAAAGCCTATAGTTTACGAACGTGGAGAAAAAGTTGACGATAGAGATAAAACTATTGATGAATTTATAAAGTTTAGCATGCTTAATCCAAATTCAAATATTCAATTTGGAGAGGGTGGAGCAGGAACATATTCAGATGGAAAGTTAAACACTAGAGTAAAAAGTGGATATATGAATAAAATATTTTTAGAATTAGTTGCTAATGGTGCCCAAGAACAGATTCTTTGGGATTATAAACCACATGTAGGAACTGATGTATTAAAGATAGTAGTAAAAAATTTAAGAGAAAAAATTATAAATCTAGGTGGAGAGTTTCATTTTAACACTTTAATAAAGGATGTTATAATTTTAGATGGAAAAGTAAAGGGTATAAAGATTCAAAATCTGAAATCACCAATTTTAGTAGAAGAGAATGTTTTATTTGATCATGTAATATTAGCTATAGGACACTCATCGAGAGATACTTATAGAATGCTTCATAAGCATGGTGTTTTTATGGAAAATAAACCTTTTGCTATAGGAGCAAGAATCGAGCATCCAAGAGTGGATATAGATACAATGCAGTATGGTAAGATGTGTTCTCATCCAAATTTAGAAGCTGCAACATATAGCTTAACTTATAATAATAGAGATGAGGAAAGAGGAGTATTTTCATTTTGTATGTGTCCAGGTGGTGTAATTGTAAACGCTGCTTCTCAAGAGGGAGGGACACTTGTTAATGGAATGAGTTATTCTCAAAGAGATGGTAGATTTTCTAACTCAGCACTTGTTGTAGGAGTTAAAGCTAATGAGTTTGGAGATGAACTTTTCTCAGGAATGGAATACCAAGATCAACTTGAAAAGAAAACTTATGATATAATTGGAAATTACGGAGCACTATATCAAAATACTCTTGATTTCTTAAAAGGAAAAACTACAAATAGAAAGATTGAGTCTAGTTATGAGATGGAATTGAAAAGCTATGACTTAAATAATCTTTTCCCAGAGGTAATATCTAAGAATATGAAAATGGCTATGGGATACTGGGAAAAAACACAAAGAAACTTTATAAGTGAGCATGCAAATTTAATAGGACCAGAAACTAGAACATCTGCTCCTGTAAAAGTTACAAGAAATGAGTTTGGAGAATCAATAAATACAAAAGGTCTTTATCCAATAGGAGAGGGAGCTGGATATGCAGGTGGAATTATAAGTGCTGCCATTGATGGTTTTAAAGTAGTGGACTTAGCCTTTGCAACACTTTAA
- a CDS encoding radical SAM protein, which yields MKISKKDALEWFSHLSSLSGDKTEVFKRFSPIIDSTVRQIELAVNKRHQEMKDEITDLKNLKGRTFFVGDQQKFPKGCVSCLFGDGLGGIRKTHQCNLLCKFCYYHDNIDNQEPIPDGMWEIGETLYYEEDIDLLLSIQKKPSGIAYVYLEPFLDIEKYYGIIKKLSEAGIYQHMYTNGSLCTRENLQKLGEAGLNELRFNLGAVKCSDKVIENMAIAKEYIPMVGIETPMTPEFYEEFQEKKEKILATGIDFINCAELHFGEDNINNYVGERMYMARRGYISPLWSREITFKLMKQACDENWPVVVHDCSNHTKYSRELNKNSKQGQPFGSTTYVSEFDRFLPHLFLATLEDESFDFIEETELPENLKLENCLDEIDFLIVDDEDEMYEDFFVEEDEEEEE from the coding sequence ATGAAAATATCAAAAAAAGATGCATTAGAGTGGTTTAGTCATTTATCATCACTTTCTGGAGATAAAACAGAAGTATTTAAAAGATTTAGCCCAATTATAGATTCAACTGTTAGACAGATTGAGTTAGCAGTTAATAAAAGACACCAAGAGATGAAAGATGAGATTACTGATCTGAAAAATCTTAAAGGAAGAACATTCTTCGTTGGAGATCAACAAAAATTCCCTAAAGGATGTGTTTCTTGCTTATTTGGTGACGGTCTTGGTGGAATAAGAAAAACTCACCAATGTAACTTACTATGTAAGTTCTGTTACTATCATGATAATATTGATAATCAAGAGCCAATTCCAGATGGAATGTGGGAAATTGGAGAGACTCTTTATTATGAAGAGGATATAGACCTATTATTATCAATACAGAAAAAACCTAGTGGAATTGCATATGTATACTTAGAACCATTCCTAGATATTGAAAAATATTATGGAATTATAAAAAAACTAAGTGAAGCTGGAATTTATCAGCATATGTATACGAATGGTTCTCTATGTACAAGAGAGAACTTACAAAAACTTGGTGAAGCTGGATTAAATGAGTTAAGATTTAATTTAGGTGCTGTTAAATGTAGTGATAAAGTTATTGAAAATATGGCAATAGCTAAAGAGTATATTCCAATGGTTGGAATAGAGACTCCTATGACTCCAGAATTTTATGAAGAGTTCCAAGAAAAGAAGGAAAAGATTCTAGCAACGGGTATAGACTTTATAAACTGTGCTGAACTTCACTTTGGAGAAGACAATATAAATAACTATGTTGGAGAGAGAATGTATATGGCTAGAAGAGGATATATATCTCCACTTTGGTCAAGAGAGATTACATTTAAACTTATGAAACAAGCTTGTGATGAGAACTGGCCAGTAGTTGTTCATGATTGTTCAAACCATACAAAATACTCAAGAGAGTTAAATAAAAACTCTAAACAAGGACAACCTTTTGGAAGTACAACTTATGTTAGTGAGTTTGATAGATTCTTACCACATTTATTCTTAGCAACTTTAGAAGATGAGAGCTTTGATTTTATTGAAGAAACTGAATTACCAGAAAACTTAAAATTAGAAAACTGTTTAGATGAGATAGATTTTCTTATAGTTGATGATGAAGATGAGATGTATGAGGATTTCTTTGTTGAAGAGGACGAGGAAGAAGAGGAGTAG